In a genomic window of Passer domesticus isolate bPasDom1 chromosome 3, bPasDom1.hap1, whole genome shotgun sequence:
- the GFRAL gene encoding GDNF family receptor alpha-like isoform X2, with protein MAALLGPVLFIYFTCISTVQTTDCLHLREQCINAGNGCERVWNAVEDACNISVLGNRCKAEDTVGCNRIIQVLVDEYPEFRNCVCTTDDICSTTTLLGKLCSINKDYLESPSRSATAPGVPHRRREGRRRSAELESCSVAKRRCREEPRCSAVHRSFQRACQAAADTCSFPGPAKCSLAWKELRKTALGRCTCSEPLQTRCIKIWEGIFNNPCLQYSQESQASGASESDGSDDDYNADVDDNISMETKLQWGLSALSKQVHTTNRSCLDVNRECVEDEVCNKQLSLYLKVCSVNKKCNVEGCQAAIRFFYRNMPFEVAQMMIFCDCIQHDESCHRAKELLHGKPCAVTVVPPPSCLNVIQMCEENELCRKKYTTFRSKCWRHVTKKCYNDEACLETLLKDDMPCSATTDCRAAYISSWGTMLHTECTCQNLPPMEQPLCELFHHMLHSKSCFRDLRKISIQKKGFHWVNTEMPGEKISGAQLHSSATNGETVYIIAYSSCIALILGIVLLTLLKIRACRTKYESRSPSPDHSSETFMAHYKSHR; from the exons TTCTAGGTAATAGATGCAAGGCAGAAGACACTGTTGGATGTAATAGAATAATCCAGGTCCTGGTTGATGAATACCCAGAATTTAGAAACTGTGTCTGCACTACAGACGATATCTGTAGCACCACAACTTTGCTTGGGAAACTGTGCAGCATTAATAAAG ACTATTTGGAGTCTCCCTCAAGGTCAGCCACTGCACCGGGTGTCCCACACAGGAGGCGCGAAGGCCGCAGGCGCTCGGCGgagctggagagctgcagcGTGGCGAAGCGGCGCTGCCGGGAGGAGCCTcgctgctctgctgtgcacaggagcttcCAGAGGGCCTGCCAGGCAGCCGCAGACACCTGCAGCTTCCCCGGGCCTGCAAAGTGCTCCTTAGCCTGGAAAGAGCTGAGGAAAACAGCTCTGGGAAggtgcacgtgctcagagccgcTTCAGACGAGATGCATCAAAATCTGGGAGGGAATATTTAACAACCCCTGTTTACAGTACTCTCAGGAGAGCCAAGCCTCAGGAGCCAGTGAAAGCGATGGCAGTGATGATGACTATAATGCTGATGTTGATG ACAATATTAGTATGGAAACAAAATTACAATGGGGTTTATCTGCTCTCTCCAAACAAG TGCACACAACAAACAGGAGCTGTTTGGATGTGAACAGGGAGTGTGTTGAAGATGAGGTTTGTAACAAACAGTTGTCCCTGTACCTAAAAGTTTGCTCAGTAAATAAGAAGTGCAACGTGGAAGGATGTCAAGCAGCCATAAGGTTCTTCTATCGAAACATGCCTTTTGAAGTTGCCCAAATGATGATATTTTGTGACTGCATCCAGCATGATGAATCCTGCCACAGAGCCAAAGAACTTCTCCATGGCAAGCCCTGTGCAGTTACTGTAGTTCCACCCCCATCATGTCTGAATGTAATCCAGATGTGTGAAGAGAATGAATTGTGCAG GAAAAAATACACAACTTTTCGGTCAAAGTGCTGGAGACATGTGACAAAAAAATGTTATAATGACGAAGCCTGTCTTGAAACTTTGCTCAAGGATGACATGCCCTGTTCTGCCACCACTGATTGCAGAGCAGCCTACATCAGCAGCTGGGGCACGATGCTGCACACGGAGTGCACCTGCCAAAATCTGCCTCCCATGGAGCAGCCTTTGTGTGAGCTCTTCCATCACATGCTGCACAGCAAATCCTGCTTCCGTGACTTAC GTAAAATTTCTATTCAAAAGAAGGGTTTTCACTGGGTAAATACAGAAATGCCAGGGGAAAAGATTTCTGGAGCACAGCTCCATTCTTCTGCAACTAATG gtgAAACTGTCTACATTATTGCTTACTCTTCCTGCATAGCTCTCATCCTAGGAATAGTCCTGTTGACTCTCCTAAAGATCAG AGCCTGCAGAACAAAATATGAGTCAAGAAGTCCCTCGCCAGACCATTCTTCTGAAACATTTATGGCCCATTATAAAAGTCACAGATGA
- the GFRAL gene encoding GDNF family receptor alpha-like isoform X1: MAALLGPVLFIYFTCISTVQTTDCLHLREQCINAGNGCERVWNAVEDACNISGNRCKAEDTVGCNRIIQVLVDEYPEFRNCVCTTDDICSTTTLLGKLCSINKDYLESPSRSATAPGVPHRRREGRRRSAELESCSVAKRRCREEPRCSAVHRSFQRACQAAADTCSFPGPAKCSLAWKELRKTALGRCTCSEPLQTRCIKIWEGIFNNPCLQYSQESQASGASESDGSDDDYNADVDGEKNLVTDTNNISMETKLQWGLSALSKQVHTTNRSCLDVNRECVEDEVCNKQLSLYLKVCSVNKKCNVEGCQAAIRFFYRNMPFEVAQMMIFCDCIQHDESCHRAKELLHGKPCAVTVVPPPSCLNVIQMCEENELCRKKYTTFRSKCWRHVTKKCYNDEACLETLLKDDMPCSATTDCRAAYISSWGTMLHTECTCQNLPPMEQPLCELFHHMLHSKSCFRDLRKISIQKKGFHWVNTEMPGEKISGAQLHSSATNGETVYIIAYSSCIALILGIVLLTLLKIRACRTKYESRSPSPDHSSETFMAHYKSHR, encoded by the exons GTAATAGATGCAAGGCAGAAGACACTGTTGGATGTAATAGAATAATCCAGGTCCTGGTTGATGAATACCCAGAATTTAGAAACTGTGTCTGCACTACAGACGATATCTGTAGCACCACAACTTTGCTTGGGAAACTGTGCAGCATTAATAAAG ACTATTTGGAGTCTCCCTCAAGGTCAGCCACTGCACCGGGTGTCCCACACAGGAGGCGCGAAGGCCGCAGGCGCTCGGCGgagctggagagctgcagcGTGGCGAAGCGGCGCTGCCGGGAGGAGCCTcgctgctctgctgtgcacaggagcttcCAGAGGGCCTGCCAGGCAGCCGCAGACACCTGCAGCTTCCCCGGGCCTGCAAAGTGCTCCTTAGCCTGGAAAGAGCTGAGGAAAACAGCTCTGGGAAggtgcacgtgctcagagccgcTTCAGACGAGATGCATCAAAATCTGGGAGGGAATATTTAACAACCCCTGTTTACAGTACTCTCAGGAGAGCCAAGCCTCAGGAGCCAGTGAAAGCGATGGCAGTGATGATGACTATAATGCTGATGTTGATGGTGAGAAAAATCTGGTCACTGACACAA ACAATATTAGTATGGAAACAAAATTACAATGGGGTTTATCTGCTCTCTCCAAACAAG TGCACACAACAAACAGGAGCTGTTTGGATGTGAACAGGGAGTGTGTTGAAGATGAGGTTTGTAACAAACAGTTGTCCCTGTACCTAAAAGTTTGCTCAGTAAATAAGAAGTGCAACGTGGAAGGATGTCAAGCAGCCATAAGGTTCTTCTATCGAAACATGCCTTTTGAAGTTGCCCAAATGATGATATTTTGTGACTGCATCCAGCATGATGAATCCTGCCACAGAGCCAAAGAACTTCTCCATGGCAAGCCCTGTGCAGTTACTGTAGTTCCACCCCCATCATGTCTGAATGTAATCCAGATGTGTGAAGAGAATGAATTGTGCAG GAAAAAATACACAACTTTTCGGTCAAAGTGCTGGAGACATGTGACAAAAAAATGTTATAATGACGAAGCCTGTCTTGAAACTTTGCTCAAGGATGACATGCCCTGTTCTGCCACCACTGATTGCAGAGCAGCCTACATCAGCAGCTGGGGCACGATGCTGCACACGGAGTGCACCTGCCAAAATCTGCCTCCCATGGAGCAGCCTTTGTGTGAGCTCTTCCATCACATGCTGCACAGCAAATCCTGCTTCCGTGACTTAC GTAAAATTTCTATTCAAAAGAAGGGTTTTCACTGGGTAAATACAGAAATGCCAGGGGAAAAGATTTCTGGAGCACAGCTCCATTCTTCTGCAACTAATG gtgAAACTGTCTACATTATTGCTTACTCTTCCTGCATAGCTCTCATCCTAGGAATAGTCCTGTTGACTCTCCTAAAGATCAG AGCCTGCAGAACAAAATATGAGTCAAGAAGTCCCTCGCCAGACCATTCTTCTGAAACATTTATGGCCCATTATAAAAGTCACAGATGA